In Syngnathus scovelli strain Florida chromosome 10, RoL_Ssco_1.2, whole genome shotgun sequence, the following are encoded in one genomic region:
- the prkaa2 gene encoding 5'-AMP-activated protein kinase catalytic subunit alpha-2 isoform X2 codes for MVMEYVSGGELFDYICKHGRVGDVEARRLFQQIISAVDYCHRHMVVHRDLKPENVLLDASKNAKIADFGLSNMMSDGEFLRTSCGSPNYAAPEVISGRLYAGPEVDIWSSGVILYALLCGTLPFDDEHVPTLFKKIRGGVFYIPEYLTRSVASLLMHMLQVDPLKRATIKDIREHEWFKQDLPGYLFPEDPSYDTTVLDEEAVKEVCDKFECNESEVVSSLYSGDPQDQLAVAYHLIIDNRRIMTQASEFYLASSPPQGSFIEEGMPLPPGVKPHPERMPPLLADSPKARCPLDALNTTRPKPLAVKKAKWHLGIRSQSRPYDIMAEVYRAMKHLGFDWKVVNPYHLRVRRTNPVTGNLVKMSLQLYQVDNRSYLLDFKSIDDDIIEAAGFKSGSSTPQRSGSTAGLHRPRLSIDSASHAAELPQLSSSLPGSLCGSSPTLTPRQGSHTMDFFEMCASLITTLAR; via the exons ATGGTCATGGAATACGTGTCTGGCGGAGAGCTTTTTGACTATATCTGCAAACATGGACGG GTGGGGGACGTGGAGGCTCGCCGCCTTTTCCAGCAGATTATCTCGGCTGTGGATTACTGCCACAGACACATGGTGGTCCATCGGGACCTCAAGCCTGAGAATGTTCTGTTGGATGCCAGCAAGAACGCTAAAATTGCTGACTTTg GTCTGTCCAACATGATGTCCGACGGCGAGTTCTTAAGGACGAGCTGTGGTTCGCCCAACTACGCCGCCCCGGAGGTCATCTcgggaag GCTGTACGCGGGCCCGGAAGTGGACATCTGGAGCAGCGGCGTGATCCTGTACGCCCTGCTGTGCGGCACGCTGCCCTTCGATGACGAGCACGTGCCCACGCTGTTCAAGAAGATCCGAGGGGGCGTCTTCTACATCCCCGAGTACCTGACGCGCTCGGTGGCGTCGCTGCTGATGCACATGCTGCAGGTGGACCCGCTGAAGAGAGCCACCATCAAGGACATCAG GGAGCATGAGTGGTTCAAACAAGATCTACCTGGTTACCTGTTTCCTGAGGATCCGTCGTATGACACCACCGTCTTGGACGAGGAGGCCGTCAAAGAAGTGTGCGACAAGTTCGAGTGCAACGAGTCCGAGGTGGTCTCCAGCCTCTACAGCGGTGATCCTCAG GACCAACTGGCGGTGGCCTATCACCTCATCATAGACAACCGTCGCATCATGACGCAAGCCAGCGAGTTCTACCTGGCCTCCAGCCCGCCCCAAGGCTCCTTCATCGAGGAGGGCATGCCGCTGCCGCCGGGCGTCAAGCCGCACCCGGAGCGGATGCCGCCGCTGCTGGCCGACAGCCCCAAAGCGCGTTGCCCCCTGGACGCCCTCAACACCACCCGACCCAAGCCGCTGGCCGTCAAGAAGGCCAAGTGGCACCTGGGGATCCGGAGCCAGAGCCGGCCCTACGACATCATGGCCGAGGTTTACCGGGCCATGAAGCACCTGGGCTTTGACTGGAAG GTGGTGAACCCGTATCATCTGCGAGTGCGCAGGACAAACCCAGTGACGGGCAACCTGGTGAAAATGAGCCTGCAGCTCTACCAAGTGGACAACAGATCCTACCTCCTCGACTTCAAGAGCATCGACG ATGACATCATCGAGGCCGCGGGCTTCAAGTCGGGATCGTCCACCCCTCAGCGGTCGGGCTCGACGGCAGGGCTGCACCGGCCGCGCCTCAGCATCGATTCGGCGAGCCACGCCGCCGAATTGCCACAGCTCAGCTCGTCCCTTCCGGGCTCGCTGTGCGGCAGCTCGCCCACGCTCACCCCGCGCCAGGGCTCGCATACGATGGACTTCTTCGAGATGTGCGCCAGTCTGATCACCACGCTGGCCCGCTGA
- the prkaa2 gene encoding 5'-AMP-activated protein kinase catalytic subunit alpha-2 isoform X1: MAERQQQKHEGRVKIGHYILGDTLGVGTFGKVKIGEHQLTGHKVAVKILNRQRIRSLDVVGKIKREIQNLKLFRHPHIIKLYQVISTPTDFFMVMEYVSGGELFDYICKHGRVGDVEARRLFQQIISAVDYCHRHMVVHRDLKPENVLLDASKNAKIADFGLSNMMSDGEFLRTSCGSPNYAAPEVISGRLYAGPEVDIWSSGVILYALLCGTLPFDDEHVPTLFKKIRGGVFYIPEYLTRSVASLLMHMLQVDPLKRATIKDIREHEWFKQDLPGYLFPEDPSYDTTVLDEEAVKEVCDKFECNESEVVSSLYSGDPQDQLAVAYHLIIDNRRIMTQASEFYLASSPPQGSFIEEGMPLPPGVKPHPERMPPLLADSPKARCPLDALNTTRPKPLAVKKAKWHLGIRSQSRPYDIMAEVYRAMKHLGFDWKVVNPYHLRVRRTNPVTGNLVKMSLQLYQVDNRSYLLDFKSIDDDIIEAAGFKSGSSTPQRSGSTAGLHRPRLSIDSASHAAELPQLSSSLPGSLCGSSPTLTPRQGSHTMDFFEMCASLITTLAR; this comes from the exons ATGGCAGAgcggcaacagcagaagcacgAAGGCAGGGTGAAGATCGGCCATTACATCCTTGGCGACACGCTCGGAGTGGGGACCTTCGGCAAAGTAAAGA ttggggAGCACCAGTTGACGGGCCATAAAGTGGCAGTGAAGATCCTGAACAGGCAAAGAATCCGCAGCCTTGATGTGGTGGGCAAAATCAAACGGGAAATCCAGAATCTGAAACTATTCCGCCACCCGCACATCATCAAGCT GTATCAAGTGATAAGCACGCCGACCGATTTCTTCATGGTCATGGAATACGTGTCTGGCGGAGAGCTTTTTGACTATATCTGCAAACATGGACGG GTGGGGGACGTGGAGGCTCGCCGCCTTTTCCAGCAGATTATCTCGGCTGTGGATTACTGCCACAGACACATGGTGGTCCATCGGGACCTCAAGCCTGAGAATGTTCTGTTGGATGCCAGCAAGAACGCTAAAATTGCTGACTTTg GTCTGTCCAACATGATGTCCGACGGCGAGTTCTTAAGGACGAGCTGTGGTTCGCCCAACTACGCCGCCCCGGAGGTCATCTcgggaag GCTGTACGCGGGCCCGGAAGTGGACATCTGGAGCAGCGGCGTGATCCTGTACGCCCTGCTGTGCGGCACGCTGCCCTTCGATGACGAGCACGTGCCCACGCTGTTCAAGAAGATCCGAGGGGGCGTCTTCTACATCCCCGAGTACCTGACGCGCTCGGTGGCGTCGCTGCTGATGCACATGCTGCAGGTGGACCCGCTGAAGAGAGCCACCATCAAGGACATCAG GGAGCATGAGTGGTTCAAACAAGATCTACCTGGTTACCTGTTTCCTGAGGATCCGTCGTATGACACCACCGTCTTGGACGAGGAGGCCGTCAAAGAAGTGTGCGACAAGTTCGAGTGCAACGAGTCCGAGGTGGTCTCCAGCCTCTACAGCGGTGATCCTCAG GACCAACTGGCGGTGGCCTATCACCTCATCATAGACAACCGTCGCATCATGACGCAAGCCAGCGAGTTCTACCTGGCCTCCAGCCCGCCCCAAGGCTCCTTCATCGAGGAGGGCATGCCGCTGCCGCCGGGCGTCAAGCCGCACCCGGAGCGGATGCCGCCGCTGCTGGCCGACAGCCCCAAAGCGCGTTGCCCCCTGGACGCCCTCAACACCACCCGACCCAAGCCGCTGGCCGTCAAGAAGGCCAAGTGGCACCTGGGGATCCGGAGCCAGAGCCGGCCCTACGACATCATGGCCGAGGTTTACCGGGCCATGAAGCACCTGGGCTTTGACTGGAAG GTGGTGAACCCGTATCATCTGCGAGTGCGCAGGACAAACCCAGTGACGGGCAACCTGGTGAAAATGAGCCTGCAGCTCTACCAAGTGGACAACAGATCCTACCTCCTCGACTTCAAGAGCATCGACG ATGACATCATCGAGGCCGCGGGCTTCAAGTCGGGATCGTCCACCCCTCAGCGGTCGGGCTCGACGGCAGGGCTGCACCGGCCGCGCCTCAGCATCGATTCGGCGAGCCACGCCGCCGAATTGCCACAGCTCAGCTCGTCCCTTCCGGGCTCGCTGTGCGGCAGCTCGCCCACGCTCACCCCGCGCCAGGGCTCGCATACGATGGACTTCTTCGAGATGTGCGCCAGTCTGATCACCACGCTGGCCCGCTGA